The genomic interval CAGGTCTGTCCTGGAAAACAAGGATGCTGCTCTGTGAACAAGGAGGACAGGGTACCTGGGACACAGAGGGGCTATACCTGCATGAGGGTCAGGTCCTTTTCCCAGCAGCCAGCATTGGACACCACATACAGGTGTCCCTCAGAGGTGTTGGTCACAATCAAGTCATCTAAGATGCCGCCAGCCTCATTGGTAAACAGCGACAGTGTTCCCTAGCATCAAAGTGGAGCATCATTGCCTCCAGGTCCAAGAGGCCAAGGTCAAGTGTGAGTCAAACACGCCCCTGGGCCCACTCAGCCACCACAAACTCATGAACCCTCGTGAATAGAGCTGAGGGTTGGTGGCAGTGCAAGAAGCAAGGCTGGGTCAGCCCAGGCCCCTGCACAAGCCCAGGGTTTTTGATCCTCATACACTGAGAAAGGTTTCACCTCTTCCCCACCTTGGGGGACACCTCCCTGATCTGGTGGGGCCTCTGCACCCCTCCCCATTTAGTACAGAGAGCCCCTCTCACACTTAACCCACCATACCTAGGACTTGATGCTTCGTCCCACCCAGACCTAGGACAACTCAGTCTGTGCTCCAAACCCCAGGACAGAAGCTTCAAAgtctatgggaattccctggtggtccagtggttaggactcggcactttcactgctgagggtgagggttcaatccctggttggggaactaaaatccagcatggccaaaaaaaaaagcagcagcagcagcttcaaAGTCTATCTTGATGACCccacgtgctccacaacaaccCTCTATAACACTGAGGTTGGCTGGCCTCAGCCTCCCCACTGGATGGACAGTATAAGAAGAGCCTGAGGTTAAGAGGTcacatgaatcacctggggatcttgttaaaatgcaggttctgattcagcaggtctgaagAACTGGCCTGAGAGTGTATCCTAACAAGCTCCTATGTGACGATGAGGCTGCTGGTTTACAGACTACACTTTCGTTTTTCTTtggccgcacagcttgtgggatcttagttccccaaccagggattgaacccaggcccttggcagtgagtgCACAGAGTCCtaatcctaatcactggaccgccagggaattcccaggactaCAATTTAAATTGCAAGGGGTTAAGCAGCATGGAAGTCACAGAACAGGACGTGAACCTGGGTTTCTGGCCTTCCAGCTTGATGTGGTGGGGATGGGATAGGACCCTCCCTGCAGATGGCTGGGTGTCTGGACATGACTCAGGGACTCTGTCCCCCAAGAACGAAAGCCCTGAGAAACTGTGTCTGATCCATCTCTGTGCCCCCAGGCCCGAAGCAGGGACTCAGACGGGTTTGCTGGCTTATGACTAAGAACACTCattgagcagaaataaaagagaggccCACCTGGTTTGGCTTTAGCTCTGCAATATCTCCAACCACTAGACTTTCCATCAGCTTCACCCGGTCATGGCCAAATATCTTGGTCTGGGAAAGAGATCAAAAAGCCTCTGGAAAGCCACGGGGCTAGGAGGCATCCTCCCTGCCACCCACAGCACTTTCCAATCCAGCCAAAGTGCCTGACTAGTCTTTTGGTTCTGCAAGTGGCAGAAGCCCTACTTTCTGACTCCCCCACACCCGCCAATACAGAAGAGATGCACTCAGGGAGGTTAGGGAACTTGAAAGGGCCCAGCACCTTCCTGAAATACCCCCTTTTCCAAACCAATACCTAGGACAGTGGATGACAATGAGTGGCAGCCCTGGAAAACCCAGGACGTTGAGGCACTCCACTAAGTGGGAGCAGGCTAGAGAGATAAGACAGGAGATGATCAAGAGACCCTCTGAGTCAGTTTACTGAGGGCCATAGTACATTACACCCTTGAGACCTCCAACTCTTCTGAGAGGGCTGCCCTTGGAATCCAGCTCCCAGCAAAGAAAGCTGAGGGTTGCACCATTGTGGACGGAGAGGAAGCCCTGGCCTGGCAATCAGTGCACTCCCCTGGCTcacctgcagcatgtgggatacgTCAAAGAGCGAGCAGTGCCGGCGTGTATGCAGGTGTGAGTCAACGTGGCTGTCCCGGTACTGCACAGGCAGATTCCAGCCTGCGAATGCCACCATCTTCCCGCCATGAGCCAGGTGGAAGTCATAGAGTGGTGTCCTGCGGAGCACGTCCTGCGGGCGGCCGGGCTCAGTGCCACcaaggccccaggccccagccctcttcctcccccaccctccaagaCTGGCACCACAACCCAGCACCCTCTATCCCACCTGTGCACTACTGAGAGAACGGCGCAGGGCCGAGGGGAGCGCCTGGAGACACGAGCCCAGACGGGACATCATGCTCCCAGCCCGCTGCATTGTTGCCCGCAACGGGTGCAGCCGACGCACAGAGGCCACCACTCTGACAGGCACGCTGGGAGATGTAGTCCAAGCCCTGCTTAGATAGGTCTCTCCCCCGCCCAGGGGATCAGAGGAGGGAGTGGGCAGCCCCAAGGGCAGACGCAGCTTTAGAGCACACAGTGCATTGACTCCCAGCTGCAGGGAAATAGCCCCGGGCGCTTCCATCTGATCAGGGCAGATTGGGCGGTTGGAGCCAGTTAAGCCACTCAGAAATAGAGCTGGGGGCTAGACCTCCCCCTGCTGACTGCCCTGCCTCCAAAGGGCCAAAGTTCTGCAAAGGGCTGAAAGGCCTGAATCACCAGTTTAGGACAATAGGAGTGTAAGGTCGCATGGGGGGAGGGTAAGGGGTGGAGAGGGCACAGGAGGGTGGAGTCAGCCCGGCAGGCAGAGTGCCACAGTAACCTGGCCTCCTGTGAGGGTCTCCAGCTCTCTTGCCGGGCAAACGTAGGCAGCGGGCACAGTGATGCAttccacaagtatttattgatctTGCTGCACACTaggccctgtgctggggacaGAGCTGTGCAGGAAGCAGGGTCCCTGCCATCCCAGGGACCTCCCCCCTCACTCACATACACACCACACCGAGAGCTGCTACTCCCTGAGCACAAGACTGATCATTACCCTCTTAGCAAAAGCTGAATGGGGCTTAGTAAATGACCCTGCAGGCAGATACCACCTACAAGAACTCTGATAGGTGACATCAGAAGGTGGCCACCAAAAAGTGGCTGCCCTTCCCCTAGAAAGCTGTTGAGCCACACAAACATCCAATTTTCCAGGTCCAACACATGTTGCAGTACTGCCTCATAACAGCCCCCAGAAGCAAGccaggaaaaaacagagagaagcaGGATTTTCTCATAAGGAGCAGCAGCCTGTCTTATTCAGCTGCTGGCCTGGGGTTGTAGAAAACCTCAGCCTCTTAAAAGACACCAATGAGAACCCTCACCtggcccccaccaccaccaccgagGTTGATCTCTCATCACACTGAGCGTGGCTCTTAGATGGGGGCAACTGGAAGAGGGACAAGATGCGCTTTGGGCTCTGTCAGATGGCAGACAGGTCCCAGGACTCATTTTCAGGCCCCAGCCTTGCCCAGGGCACCCGCCCAGACCCGATGCATGGGGGCAGACCCATTTGAACACACATCCAGGAGCCAACTCAGGCACCAAGGGACTCAGGCTGCCCAAATTCCCAGCTTTGTGTGGCTCCCTAGGCAAGCAGCAGAAGAGTTTAGAtaggaattttctttttgtgggcATAATACAAAGGGAAAGAAGACCATTAGGGGGCGCAGAAGGCAAAACGCGGCTCCTGTTTCTCCTTCAAGCTTCCAAACTACGACTGCCAAGTTATAGCAGTCTTCCAAGGCTAGACAGAGCAGGTTCTAGTAGGTTACCCCAGCCTACTACACTCAGGGTGAGGGAGCAGGCAGAAGACAGGAATGTTCATGTTGGCATGGGAGACAGAGGGCACAGGGGGATTCTTAGGAATAGAACTGGAGTGTTTTTAGGGAGGGCGAAGGAGGAGGTTTGGGTTGCAGTCAGGTGAGGACAGAGTGTATCCCCTCCAGGAGTTCATGCTAAAGCAACACAGTGAGCCCCCAAGAATCTTGACTCTGTGAACGTGGTCCTGACAGAATGCGCATGCAGGCAACACTCGGAATGCACAGGGACAGCACTTCAGCCTCTGATGGCCCAAGCTGGGCCTGGATGGGCACGGAAGGCCAACGTCTTGACTAAGGGCCACAGCTCAAGTGTAGGAGAGCAAGTTCAGGTCATAACAGCCATCCACCTGCAACACAAAAGACCATCAGATCTGATCCATTCAGGCCAACGGGAGCCAAGCAGAGGGAAGCGATCACTCACATCAAAGCGGCCGATCCTTGTGGAGGTATGACTGGCCCGGATCATCTCTGTCAGCGCCCACATCTGCTGTACCTCGGATGATACCCTGCTGGGGTCTGGGAGACCCTGCTCCAGAAGGAGgggtcagtggccatgggtcTCTCCCCAGCAGTGCCCTTATAACTCCAGATAGGCCAAGTTGGGCTATGGGGCCCTCCAGCTGACATTCCCAGATGACTTGTGAAACATGAGGATGGGGCCTGATGTGGAGTAGGTGGCCCGGCCCCACACAGAGATGCCTCAAATCCCAGGAGGAAGGTGCACAGAGTGAACGAAGGTCCCTGGGTCCAGCCCCAGATTCTTGCAGAAAGGGGTCCCCTTGGGCCTGTGCTGGACACCAGAGCTGTTCGCACATGGTTCTTAGCCAGGGTAAGGGCTTACCTCAAGAAGGGGAGCAGGCTGCTCACAAGGCACTGGGTGCGAGAGCCACTTGGGGAAGGTCATGGAAGGGCTCTGCAAAGCAAAGGCATACTGCCCTGAGGCGGGCAGAGTAGGAGAGACCTGGAACCAGATCCCAAGGTCctgaaggcagagagaagggcCCCTGAGCCCCAGAAACTGGGAAAATCCCGTTTAGGTCCCAGGGGCAGAAGACTACCTAAGCTCTTCTGCTATGCAGAAGGAAGCCCCACGAAGACAAGGAGCAGAAGTATATCTGGGTACCTGAATGTTCCAGATCTGAAAAAGGCAGGTAGCCCCAAAGGTcaggggatatggggacgtgGCCTCACCTCTTATCATGAACTTCCAGCATTCCCACCTGGCTAACTTCCATGAAGGACTCCTTCTGAGTCTCCCCATCCTTACCTATCCACTCCCACCTGTACCCCCAGGCCTCCCAGCCATAGCTAGGAGCCTCCTGGAGAAAGGGCCAGCAAACAGCTCTGAGCTAGTCACTTACCTTTGGTCCCTGTTTGTAGATCTGCAGCTCCTCCACCGTGAAAGACAACCACAGTGGTGATGGCTGTCGCAGAATCAGGCGTAGTTCCAGTACTTTGCCCATGTCACACAGCAtctgacacatacacacaaggaCCCACCGAGGTCCCAGCTCACTGCCCAGGAGCCAACCAGCAATGAGCCAAGGTGCTTCCTCCCCAGGCCTTTGAGAAGGAAACAGTAGTTCCTCCAAGGCACTTGCCCAAGAACCACAATTCAGGCCAACCTTGCCTGCCCCTCTTCCCTCATGGTATCCTGGCCCAATCCCCAGGCCTCTTGTGAGCCCTCATCTGGGCTGCCCTGGCCATGCTGAGTCCCAGCTGACCTGGTGCTTGAACAGCGATACATACTCCTGAGCTCCCTCCTCACTGTGTGGGTCAGGCATCAGGCAGTAGTCCCGAAGACAGGTCACCCACTTGGCTGGAGTGTGTGTTGAGGTGTGCTGGCGAACACGGATGGTCAGAAAGGCTGTGTAGTAATTCTTAAACATGATCTCCTGCAACTAGGGCACACACAACCCACCACAACAAATCACACCTAGGCCCCGGGCCTGATGGGTTCAAAAGCACCATCTCTTCCTCCACTTAGGAATGTACTCTTCTACCAATCTAACAATATCAACAAGAATCCACTGGGGCCCAAAGAGATTTTGCCTTCCTAGAACTCACAGTCTAAATGAGCATGTCATGCAAACCATGACCTCGGATCTTGCTGCATGTCCAAGATGCTGGGAGTGGTCAGAGCCCTAACTCTAGATGAATCAGAAAATGTACAGATGAGTTCATCAAGTGGACCATGAAAGGTAGAAACTGTAAAGTAGCATAAACAAAGGAACACCAAGGGGTGACAGGACCTGGCATACCCCTGGAACAGAGAGTGGTTCAGCCTAGCTAAAGCAGTTCTCATCACTGGATACTCATCAGAATTACtcaaggagggaattccctggtggtccagtggttaggactcggtgctttcactgccaggacgcagggttcgatccctggtcggggaactaagatcccaccgtggtgaggccaaaaaaccccaaaacaacagcaacaaaacagaattactcaaggaaaaaaaaattttttttaatataagtgtACAGGctccacccagacctactgaatcagatttCCAGGGTTGGGCCCTGTAATGAAGTCTCCCAGCTTAGAGTAAGCAACAGCTTGGGGTAGAACCACACACTACAGGACAAAATGCCTGGGGCCGAGAGGCAAGTAGGgcaaagacacagagtggctctGAATGCCAGGCCATTAGAAAGTGGACTCTGTCCTCTGTGTTGAGGTCTTGCAGTGTCCAGTCACCCTGCCAGCAGATGTGGAAGGGCAACTGGAGACTGGAAACTGGAGCCACTGGGAAGACCCTGATGAGGGATGATTTGAACCTGACCTCCAGCAGGGACTGTAGGAATGGGCAGGAGGCAGGTTTGGGGGTAACTCATTGTCTAATGATACCCAGTCAGTGGCCAGGGACAAAACGACCTCTCACCTCTATTAGGTTCAAAACTGTATTTCCAGCACCTAGCCTACTATCTCGGCACTTCCGTGTCAGCGCCATTCTGGGCATTGGGGAGAGACGTTGAAGagaacagaagaggaagctgCATTCTAGTAACTGTGTGTTAactgaaggaataaataaatgtttaactgATTCATTTGGGCGAGGTACTGCAGAGGCTTTCAGTAAACGATTAAATGGCTGGGACACGCCCGAGTTCCCAGATAAGCCCCGCCCAGGAGCCCCGGTCGCGCCCACTTGCTTGCTCACCTCGAAGGGCGCGACGCTGGGGAAGGTGACATCGATGACCAGCACGCCAGGCCGGCCTTGGGAGGTCCGCACGTCGCCCACCTGCAGGGCCACGGTACCTTTCACATGACAAGGGACCGACACGCGGGACATGGTGGCAGCGGCCGCGACCAAGTAAGACCAATGGTCTTTCCCGGCGTCCCCAGCCGGGCCCCAAGAACTACAACTCCCGAGAGGGCTCGCGCTCGGCCATCCCAGCCAATCACCGATGCTCGGGGCGGGCCCGGATTCGGAAGTGCCTGCGGAAGTGCTCCTTCAGCCAATCACCGAGCGTGCCTTAGAGAGCCACCAGGGACCATGCCCAGAAACGGCCTAGCCGTTCTGCATCCAGTTAGTGCTGAGCCTTATAGGTTCCCTGAAGTCTCAGTCGGTTACTTCCTCTGTGCAGGGCGGGCGTCAGTTAAAGCGCATAAAGCCATGACCGTGAATGAGCATAGTGTCTGGACGACACTGGTTGCAAAAATAGATATTAAGCCTTTTTTTACGTACGCGAAGGATTTGAAGAGATAACTCACAAGAAAAGATAAATAGCCATTatgcccatgaaaagatgcttaacattattattcatcaaggaaatacaaattagaaCCCCACACATCCACTAAacagactaaaattaaaaactgacaaaactgtGGAACGCTCATGCGTTGATAATTTCCTGCCACTTTGAAAAGCAGTTTGGCCATTCTTTAAGAACTAAATTTATACTTAAAACATGATCCAGCCATTgcactcctaagtatttacccaagagaaatgaaagcatatgtccatccAAGGACTttattcgtaatagccaaaatttggaaataatctAGGTGTCCAacagatgaacaaatgaacagattAGCTAGTTGTGGTGtatccacacaatgaaatactactcaacagtaaaaagaaatgaatgaatccaCAGgctatcaatagatgaatgggtaaacaaagtgtaattacacaaaatgaaattattcagccttaaaaaggaatgaaatcctgGCACATGCTTCAACAAGGATAAACATTGAAAATATTACActtagtgaaaaaagccagacatagaagaacaaatattatatgattccactaatGTGAGGTACCTAGAAGAGGCAAATTCATTGAGACAGAAAGTTGAATAgaggttgccagggtctggggagggggaagtagaGAGTTATTGTTTGAcaagtacagagtttcagttcagaatgaatgaaaaaaaaatctggaaatagtGGTGATGATTACAAAGCACTATGAATGTACTTAAGGCCAATGAATgatatatacacttaaaatgagtaaatggtaaattttatgtcatgtatgttttaccacaataaaaaacaaacaaatgaacaactgACATACACAATACCAACACTGGATTTCAAATGCACTATGTTAAGCAAAAGAAGTCAGACCCAAGTGAGTTCATATGGTGTGGTTCCAGttacatgaaattctagaaaagtcaAAACTAATATAGAGTAATATAGAGTAATATAAATCAGAACAGTTTTCCCTGGTGCCAAGGGTGACTGTGAAGAAGTACAGGGGAATATTTTGGGGTGACAGAAAGGTTCTATGATGTGATAGGCTGGTAGTTATATTTGTCtagacatttgtcaaaattcattaaaCAATGCTTAAgatatgtgcattttattgtatctaaattatacctcaattgggaattccctggcagtccagtggttaggactctgtgctttcattgctgagggcatgggttcaatccctggtcagggaattaggatCTCAGAGGCCGCACAGAGcggacaaaataaataagtaaataaaaattggtaaaaaaaaaaaatatatatatatatacacacacacacccctcaataaagaaattaaaaaataataaaacaaaataaattattcctcaataaacatgatttttaaagaaaaaaattaaacatcatatttattatcatcatcatccttcCAGATACTTGTGGAAACAATACCTCAGAAATTGTCAGTTAAGCCTGTTTTATGGATAACAAAGCTGAGGCCAGATGTGGGCCAGTGATTTCCCAAGCCAAGAAAGCAATATGAAGTAGAGCTGGAAACAGAGCCTCTTTTGGACTCCTACCTCATAGGTCAGAACCCTCCAGGCAACAGTCATCTTCGGTGACCTGTGCCTTCTCTGTGTGAGGGGCTCCAGAGACACAGGCCCAGTGTAGCTCATAGGATTCTCATAATGTGACATCAAACAGACACAAAACCAGGATTCCAAGCCAGCCCAAGGAACAGCCTGGAGGAGCTAAGCCTTCCCAGCCCAGACCTGGAGACCTCCAGTGACAGAAAACTTTCCCTGTCTCATCATGATTTGTAACCTGTGGCTTCTGGACTGGtcattgttatctccattttgttttttgctttttgttttttaataaattttttatttttggctgcattgggtcttcattactgcgtgcgggcttttctctagttgcggcaagcaggcgctactcttcgttgcagtgcatgggcttctcattgcggtggcttctcttgttgcagagcacaggctctgggcgcacaggcttcagtagttgtggcacgcgggctcagtagttgtggctcatgggttctagagcgcaggctcagtagttgtggcacacaggcttagttgctctggggcatgtgggatcgtcctggaccagggctcgaacatgtgtctcctgcactggcagacagattcttttttttttttctgacatctttattggagtataattgctttacaacgttgtgttagtttctgatgtacagcaaagtgaatcagctatacatatacatatatctccatatcccctccctcttgcatctccctcccaccctccctatcccacccctctaggtggtcacaaagcaccaagctgatttccctgtgctatgtggctgcttcccattagctatctattttacatttggtagtgtatatatgtcaatgccactatctcacttcgtcccagtttacttCCCCCTCACTGTGTTCTCAAGGGCaggagggttcttaaccactgtgccaccaggaagcccgcTATCTCCATTTTGACTCAGACTAATGATTCATTGCCTGGGTCCCTCCAGATTCCTGAGGGTTTCTCTTTTAGGGAGCCACCCCCCCCATACTGGAGCAGAGGTTTCCCTAAATCCCAGAGGACTATAGCCCTCCTGAGAATCAGGTGGATACAGACAGGTTTTGGTCTTCAGGCCTCAGCTCTGAGAGCAGACACAGACCCATGTGGCCCCTCATTGCAGATGAGTCTCAatattgaaacaggagggaagggtgcagggcacaacctttgaaagaatgacatagcccgaggacataacataaactgattagaaccaaatgggtccaagatggcagacaagtcaacttccactagaccttgagcgtCAGTATACaactcattgtaacacatcagtaAGCTAACTGACACACCCACAGAGCCATGAtagttccaaggctgaccataagtatcaaaaagtgggtggtggggcttccctggtggcgcagtggttaagaatccgcctgccaatgcagggtacctgggttcgagccctggtccgggaagatcccacatgctgcagagcaactaagcctgagcgccacaactactgaggctgcactctagagcccgtgagctacaactactgaaggctgcgtgccacagctactgaagctcgtgtgcctagagcccgtgctcctcaacaagagaagccaccacaatgggaaacccatgcaccgcaactaaaAGTAGCCCACGCtcctcgcaactagagaaagcccatgcgcagcaacgaagacccaatgcagccataaataaataaatagatagatagattaaatttaaaaattttttttaaaaaagtgggtggtggcccaattgctggaaatccccaccctttctcaaaatagctggaatactcctcccactcattagcctatgaaattacccagccctgTAAAAATTGATAACCCATACCCTGGTGctcctctcgccttctgagatggcccactgtctgtctgtggagtgtgtttctctctaaataaatccacttcttacctatcactttgtctctcactggattctttctgcaatgagacatcaagagcctgagcttcattaaatcctgaaaccaggtgtgtgatcttaGTTGGAAGACTGTGAGTTTTGGCCAGCTGcatgggttcgagtcccaatCAGGGTTTTGGCTGAGTTTGAGTCCCAGCACTTGGGTTccgagtcccaatctgaggtgcacggtttcaaTATCTCTCTGGTGGACAGCCACCTCCACTCCATATAtatatggggagagagagagatcaattAAGAGATTGAGATTATAAACTTATAAACTGTTTGCTCATGTGATTATAGAGGCTGAGAACTCCCAAGATCTGCCATTGGCAAACTTGAAACCCAGGAGAGCCAATGTGTAGTTCtagttcaagtctgaaggcatAAAAACCAAGAGAGCTGATGGTATAAATTCCAGTCCAAAATCTGGCAGTCTCGGAGACCCT from Delphinus delphis chromosome 10, mDelDel1.2, whole genome shotgun sequence carries:
- the NICN1 gene encoding nicolin-1 isoform X1; the protein is MSRVSVPCHVKGTVALQVGDVRTSQGRPGVLVIDVTFPSVAPFELQEIMFKNYYTAFLTIRVRQHTSTHTPAKWVTCLRDYCLMPDPHSEEGAQEYVSLFKHQMLCDMGKVLELRLILRQPSPLWLSFTVEELQIYKQGPKSPSMTFPKWLSHPVPCEQPAPLLEGLPDPSRVSSEVQQMWALTEMIRASHTSTRIGRFDVDGCYDLNLLSYT
- the NICN1 gene encoding nicolin-1 isoform X2; this translates as MSRVSVPCHVKGTVALQVGDVRTSQGRPGVLVIDVTFPSVAPFEHTSTHTPAKWVTCLRDYCLMPDPHSEEGAQEYVSLFKHQMLCDMGKVLELRLILRQPSPLWLSFTVEELQIYKQGPKSPSMTFPKWLSHPVPCEQPAPLLEGLPDPSRVSSEVQQMWALTEMIRASHTSTRIGRFDVDGCYDLNLLSYT